The proteins below are encoded in one region of Methanobacterium sp.:
- a CDS encoding RraA family protein, which translates to MKYGRKLSPESLLDKFSPKFSYSKLIRSNLTSSQISDALKNVTGNSGVMKDIKPLLGNMVIGSAVTVKTDADDWGTCVKAIDVAKKGEILVIKVEGQDQAVWGELTSKTAREKGIICTIIDGAVRDIGAIKELRYPVFSKNVVPNAGSPKAQGKINITIECGDVTVNPGDIIAGDECGVVVIAKENLNDVIEEALNIKKKENEIIRRIEKGDSLSSILGLK; encoded by the coding sequence ATGAAATATGGAAGGAAGCTTTCCCCAGAAAGCCTCTTAGATAAATTTTCACCTAAATTTTCTTATTCTAAATTAATCCGTTCTAATTTGACAAGTTCTCAAATTTCAGATGCTCTAAAAAATGTTACTGGTAATTCTGGAGTAATGAAGGACATTAAACCTTTATTAGGCAATATGGTCATTGGAAGTGCAGTAACAGTTAAAACAGATGCAGATGATTGGGGAACATGTGTTAAAGCAATAGATGTTGCTAAAAAAGGTGAAATATTAGTTATTAAGGTTGAAGGGCAGGATCAGGCAGTTTGGGGGGAATTAACCTCAAAAACTGCACGTGAAAAAGGAATTATATGCACAATTATAGATGGTGCTGTAAGGGATATAGGAGCAATTAAAGAATTGAGATATCCTGTTTTTTCGAAAAATGTTGTTCCGAATGCTGGGAGTCCCAAGGCGCAAGGTAAAATTAATATTACAATAGAATGTGGAGATGTCACAGTGAATCCTGGAGATATAATCGCTGGCGATGAATGTGGTGTAGTTGTCATAGCTAAAGAAAATTTAAATGATGTCATTGAAGAAGCGTTGAATATTAAAAAAAAGGAAAATGAAATCATTAGAAGGATTGAAAAAGGAGATTCACTCTCATCTATTTTGGGATTAAAATAA
- a CDS encoding DUF211 domain-containing protein — MAKGLIRIVLDILKPHEPNIPYFAKYLSELEGVDGVNVTLMEIDKETENVKVTMQGNDLNFDKINDAIKQYGGSIHSVDEVVAGKKLVEEVTTPQD; from the coding sequence GTGGCAAAAGGCCTGATAAGAATTGTTTTAGATATACTTAAACCCCATGAACCGAATATACCCTATTTCGCAAAGTATTTAAGTGAATTAGAGGGAGTTGATGGAGTAAATGTTACTTTAATGGAAATTGATAAAGAAACTGAGAATGTTAAAGTAACAATGCAGGGAAATGACCTTAATTTTGATAAAATAAATGATGCAATTAAACAATACGGCGGTTCAATCCACAGTGTTGATGAGGTAGTAGCAGGTAAAAAGCTTGTTGAAGAAGTTACAACACCTCAGGACTGA
- a CDS encoding toprim domain-containing protein: MSFRRLSRIVEELSHCVEQGVPILIEGKKDEEALNELGINGKIIKVSGSGLKLFEIAEMATESSSKVIILTDFDKKGEILAKKLSEDIQSLGSHPDLSIRKKIMGISRKYIKDIESLPKHIRQLELENNPYGSYQ; the protein is encoded by the coding sequence ATGAGTTTTAGAAGATTATCACGTATAGTTGAAGAGCTATCACATTGCGTAGAACAAGGAGTGCCAATTCTTATCGAGGGTAAGAAAGACGAAGAAGCCTTAAATGAGCTTGGAATAAATGGCAAAATAATTAAGGTTTCTGGATCTGGTCTTAAACTCTTTGAAATTGCTGAAATGGCTACTGAATCATCTTCAAAAGTAATAATACTGACAGATTTTGATAAAAAAGGCGAAATACTTGCAAAAAAGCTGTCAGAAGATATACAGAGTCTTGGCTCTCATCCTGATCTTAGTATAAGAAAGAAAATTATGGGTATTTCACGGAAATACATTAAAGATATTGAAAGTCTTCCAAAACATATAAGACAACTGGAACTTGAAAATAATCCATATGGCAGTTACCAGTAA
- the dnaG gene encoding DNA primase DnaG: protein MGKGEEISTTKYLIHAQINANGIVEKPDVVGAIFGQTEGLLSNDLDLRELQKTGRIGRIKVNINSRGGRSKGEIVIPSSLDRVETAILAASLETINRVGPCEAYIQVSKVEDVRAVKRRKVVDRAKELYKGMMEEVTPESLKMIEEVKEAMRIHEITEFGDEKLPAGPNVATSDAILVVEGRADVLNLLRYGVKNAIAVEGVSVPKTVAELTKNKTVTAFVDGDRGGELILKELLQVGEVDYVTRAPRGKEVEDLEKEEVMVALRDKVPVEQMYHDLGVKVEKIEEKEKEKGEDKIKVLKGVLKELEGTGNAEIFDDALNILKEVKVENLYDELKSVENNTYAVVFDGVISQRLIDIAKEKGLKHIVAVRMSDVVRKPSPIKVITR, encoded by the coding sequence ATGGGAAAAGGCGAAGAAATAAGTACAACTAAATATCTCATTCATGCTCAAATTAATGCTAATGGTATTGTTGAAAAACCTGACGTCGTCGGTGCTATTTTTGGACAGACAGAAGGTCTTTTAAGCAATGATCTTGATTTAAGAGAATTACAGAAAACAGGACGTATAGGCAGAATTAAAGTAAATATTAATTCAAGAGGAGGCCGCTCCAAAGGGGAAATCGTAATTCCCTCAAGTCTTGATAGAGTTGAAACAGCTATCCTTGCAGCATCACTTGAAACAATAAACAGAGTGGGACCCTGTGAAGCTTACATACAAGTATCCAAAGTAGAAGATGTAAGGGCTGTTAAAAGAAGGAAAGTTGTAGACCGGGCAAAGGAACTCTACAAAGGAATGATGGAAGAAGTAACTCCCGAAAGCCTTAAAATGATAGAAGAAGTCAAAGAAGCCATGAGAATTCACGAAATAACTGAATTTGGTGACGAAAAACTACCTGCAGGACCTAACGTTGCTACATCAGACGCTATTCTTGTAGTTGAGGGGAGAGCTGATGTTTTGAATCTCCTAAGGTATGGTGTTAAGAATGCAATTGCTGTTGAAGGAGTAAGTGTCCCTAAAACTGTTGCTGAATTAACCAAAAATAAAACAGTAACTGCATTTGTTGACGGTGACCGTGGTGGAGAACTTATATTAAAAGAATTACTCCAGGTTGGAGAGGTTGACTACGTTACAAGAGCTCCAAGAGGAAAAGAAGTTGAAGATCTGGAAAAAGAAGAAGTAATGGTGGCTTTGAGAGATAAAGTACCTGTTGAACAGATGTATCATGATCTTGGGGTAAAGGTTGAAAAAATAGAAGAAAAAGAAAAAGAGAAAGGCGAAGATAAAATTAAAGTATTGAAGGGTGTCTTAAAAGAATTAGAAGGTACTGGCAATGCAGAAATTTTTGATGACGCTTTAAACATATTAAAAGAAGTAAAAGTAGAAAATCTCTATGATGAACTTAAAAGTGTTGAAAATAATACCTATGCAGTAGTATTTGACGGAGTTATAAGTCAAAGATTAATTGACATTGCAAAGGAAAAAGGACTTAAGCATATCGTTGCAGTAAGAATGAGCGATGTGGTTAGAAAACCAAGCCCAATTAAAGTTATAACCAGATAA